In Sedimentibacter sp. MB31-C6, one genomic interval encodes:
- a CDS encoding helix-turn-helix domain-containing protein translates to MFPKKIFCTRLKELRLEKNLTLKQLGSIFHVTKQTISRWETGDRIPSIEIVYMLSEYFNVSTDYLLGKSVSKTTYEIKNDNVQLTVSESELLKEFRTLDKYEQNIIKGKISEMIYNKNNNR, encoded by the coding sequence ATGTTTCCTAAAAAAATATTTTGTACTAGATTAAAAGAATTGCGACTTGAAAAAAATCTAACTTTAAAACAATTAGGTTCAATTTTTCATGTAACAAAGCAAACTATTAGCCGATGGGAAACTGGAGATAGAATACCTTCTATAGAAATAGTTTACATGTTATCTGAATATTTTAATGTATCAACTGATTATCTATTAGGAAAATCAGTTTCTAAAACAACTTATGAAATAAAAAATGATAATGTTCAACTAACAGTTAGTGAATCTGAGTTACTAAAAGAGTTTAGAACTTTAGATAAGTATGAACAAAACATCATTAAAGGAAAAATATCTGAAATGATTTATAATAAAAACAACAATCGATAA
- a CDS encoding glycosyltransferase family 4 protein: MNLNKIYNGKKICHMTSGHKRYDVRIFKKECTSLADFGLDITLLVNDNKPDEVINNVKIISTKYVPKNRFSRMIFSNRNFYKMAVDIDADIYHFHDPELLPVGNKLKKIGKKVIFDAHENYIMQIKEKYYIPKLFRSVISCVYGKYESFSVKRFDSVIFPCTLNNMNPFEKKAKKTVFIDNVPVLSELYNKYKENESKQERLICYVGGLTYQRGITHLIKAAYKARTKLILGGILSPLDYSNEIKKMKEFSCVDYKGYVKHDKVVDIYKQSSIGICTILNVGQYNKGDNFPTKVYEYMSMGLPVIISDYPYVRKVFKQYKFGIAVHPENVDEIADAIIYLLNNPEIALKMGQEGRRAVKERFNWNIEEKKLLELYEKLIE; this comes from the coding sequence ATGAATTTAAATAAGATATATAACGGAAAAAAAATTTGTCATATGACTAGTGGTCATAAGCGGTACGATGTTCGAATATTTAAAAAAGAGTGTACATCATTGGCTGATTTTGGCCTTGATATAACTTTATTAGTAAATGATAATAAGCCTGATGAAGTTATTAATAATGTTAAAATTATATCTACAAAATATGTACCGAAAAATAGATTTAGTAGGATGATATTTTCTAATAGAAATTTTTATAAAATGGCTGTAGATATTGATGCAGATATATATCATTTTCACGATCCAGAGTTATTACCTGTAGGAAATAAATTAAAGAAGATTGGTAAAAAGGTTATATTTGATGCACATGAAAATTATATAATGCAAATTAAGGAAAAGTATTATATTCCTAAATTATTTAGGAGTGTTATTTCATGTGTTTATGGCAAATATGAGTCATTTTCTGTTAAAAGATTTGATTCAGTGATATTCCCTTGTACATTAAATAACATGAATCCTTTTGAAAAAAAAGCTAAAAAAACTGTTTTCATAGATAATGTTCCTGTTTTGAGTGAACTTTATAATAAGTACAAAGAAAACGAGTCAAAACAAGAAAGGTTAATATGTTATGTAGGAGGCTTGACATACCAAAGAGGAATTACCCATCTTATAAAAGCAGCGTATAAAGCTAGGACTAAATTAATATTAGGAGGTATTTTATCTCCATTAGATTACAGTAATGAAATTAAGAAAATGAAGGAGTTTTCATGCGTTGATTATAAAGGCTATGTTAAACATGACAAAGTTGTCGATATATATAAACAAAGTTCTATAGGCATATGTACAATTTTAAATGTAGGACAATATAATAAAGGCGATAACTTTCCAACAAAAGTATATGAATATATGTCAATGGGTTTACCTGTTATAATATCTGATTATCCATATGTAAGGAAAGTATTTAAACAATATAAGTTTGGTATAGCAGTGCATCCAGAAAATGTTGACGAAATAGCGGATGCTATAATATATCTGTTAAATAATCCAGAGATTGCTTTAAAAATGGGACAAGAAGGTAGGCGAGCTGTAAAGGAAAGATTTAATTGGAACATAGAAGAAAAAAAACTGTTAGAATTGTATGAAAAGTTAATTGAGTAG
- a CDS encoding SLOG family protein: MIDKNKTICFSGHRTEKLPNSKEELGILCHMLFVEIDCSIAKGYNTFMFGGCYGFDLICAEQVLIRKQILKPADPINIKLIAVVPFEEQATRWNEYNRDKYYDILSKCDEVITLNKQYKSGCYHERNRYMVENSSKLICYYNGSDGGTRYTVDYAKKQLVLVLNLYDKCIKRVIQ; this comes from the coding sequence ATGATAGATAAAAACAAAACTATATGTTTCAGCGGACATAGAACAGAAAAACTACCTAATAGCAAAGAGGAACTCGGCATACTGTGTCATATGTTGTTTGTAGAGATTGATTGCTCAATTGCTAAAGGTTATAATACTTTTATGTTTGGAGGTTGCTATGGTTTTGATTTGATTTGTGCAGAGCAGGTTTTAATTCGAAAACAAATACTTAAACCTGCAGATCCAATTAATATAAAACTTATTGCTGTAGTACCTTTTGAAGAGCAGGCTACTAGGTGGAATGAATATAACAGAGATAAATATTATGATATATTATCTAAGTGCGATGAAGTAATTACTCTTAATAAACAATATAAATCTGGTTGTTACCATGAAAGAAACAGATATATGGTAGAAAATAGCAGCAAGCTAATTTGTTATTATAATGGAAGTGATGGAGGAACAAGATATACTGTAGATTATGCTAAAAAACAATTAGTTCTTGTTTTAAATTTATATGACAAATGTATCAAACGTGTTATTCAATAA
- a CDS encoding DegT/DnrJ/EryC1/StrS family aminotransferase: MSIPLMDIKRQYENIEIEVNDAVFDVLKSGRYIMGENVKKFEKEYADYIGVKYAISVANGTDALTIALKAIGIKEGDEVITCAMSFFSTAEAISTVGAIPVFVDCTKDTYLIDVNKIEEKITKKTKVIIPIHLYGQCADMDEINKLAQKYNLKVIEDAAQASGAEYKNKKAGSLGNIGCFSFFPTKNLGCAGDGGIITTNDESYAKMCRAYRVHGSGLDGKYTYDVINGIDESDNVDFNGNLPKYYNYVIGGNSRLDEIQAAILRVKLRYLDSWNEIRIQNAIFYNNSIIDEFNIPFKEDYNKHIYYVYIIKAENRNDLRKYLEENGITTGVYFPVPLHLQNVYKYLGYSRGDMPNAEDLAEKSLAIPMFPELTKEEKEYVVDKINSYIKK, from the coding sequence ATGAGCATACCATTAATGGATATAAAGAGACAATATGAAAACATTGAAATTGAAGTGAATGATGCTGTATTCGATGTTTTAAAGTCAGGTAGATATATAATGGGAGAAAATGTAAAAAAATTCGAAAAAGAATATGCAGATTATATAGGGGTTAAATATGCGATTTCTGTTGCTAATGGTACTGATGCATTAACAATTGCTTTAAAAGCTATAGGTATAAAAGAGGGTGATGAAGTAATTACCTGCGCAATGAGTTTTTTTTCTACAGCAGAGGCTATATCAACTGTAGGGGCAATTCCTGTATTTGTGGATTGTACTAAAGATACTTACTTAATTGATGTAAATAAAATTGAAGAGAAAATCACTAAAAAAACAAAAGTTATTATACCGATTCACTTATATGGTCAATGTGCAGATATGGATGAGATAAATAAATTAGCCCAAAAATATAATCTTAAAGTTATTGAGGATGCCGCACAGGCTTCAGGAGCTGAGTATAAAAATAAAAAGGCAGGGTCACTTGGAAATATTGGGTGTTTTTCCTTTTTCCCGACTAAGAATTTAGGATGTGCTGGAGATGGAGGAATAATAACCACTAATGATGAGAGTTATGCTAAGATGTGTAGGGCGTATAGAGTTCATGGTAGTGGATTGGATGGAAAATATACTTATGATGTTATAAATGGTATAGACGAATCAGATAATGTTGATTTTAACGGTAATTTACCTAAATATTATAACTATGTAATTGGAGGTAATTCTAGGCTAGACGAAATTCAAGCAGCCATCTTAAGAGTTAAATTAAGATATTTAGATAGCTGGAATGAGATAAGGATTCAAAATGCAATATTCTATAATAACAGTATAATAGATGAATTTAATATTCCATTTAAAGAAGATTATAATAAACATATATATTACGTGTATATTATAAAAGCTGAAAATCGAAATGATCTTAGAAAATATTTAGAGGAAAATGGTATTACTACCGGAGTATATTTTCCAGTACCATTACATTTACAAAATGTATATAAATACTTAGGATATAGCAGAGGAGATATGCCTAATGCTGAAGACTTAGCTGAAAAATCATTAGCTATACCTATGTTCCCAGAATTAACAAAAGAAGAAAAGGAATATGTTGTAGATAAAATTAATAGCTATATAAAAAAATAA
- a CDS encoding UDP-glucose dehydrogenase family protein gives MEIGVIGTGYVGLVQGVILSEFGMNVTCMDVSEDKINKLNCGEIPIYEPGLKEMLSKNFQAKRINFTTNIKSVVEKSEIIFIAVGTPSNEDGSTDLNYVRDVARDISKYINGYKVIVIKSTVPVGTSNLIKELISDELKKRDFNIDFDIVSNPEFLREGKALKDCMNPDRIIIGSESEKAKTIMKNVYDVFNINQTPFVFTNLETAEMIKYASNSFLAVKISFINELALLSEKVGADIQVIARAMGMDGRISSKFLHAGPGYGGSCFPKDTKAIVDVGNKNKEEMFVINAAIKANEKQKQKMVQKIALNINENGNLKNKIIGILGLSFKPETDDMRDAPSIDIIEGLVRAGAKIQAFCPEGMKEAKWRLEHVNKSVKYMNDEYEVAKDADAIVIITEWAQFRAMDLKKIRENMKDSYFFDLRNVYSKKREIMMTDFKYFGTGI, from the coding sequence ATGGAGATAGGTGTTATAGGTACAGGTTATGTTGGATTAGTTCAAGGTGTTATTCTATCGGAGTTTGGCATGAATGTAACTTGTATGGATGTATCAGAAGATAAGATTAATAAATTGAATTGTGGTGAGATTCCAATATATGAACCTGGGCTAAAAGAAATGTTATCTAAAAACTTTCAAGCTAAAAGAATAAACTTTACTACAAATATAAAAAGTGTTGTAGAAAAAAGTGAAATTATTTTTATTGCTGTTGGGACCCCTTCAAATGAAGATGGAAGCACTGATTTAAATTATGTAAGAGATGTAGCAAGAGATATCTCTAAATATATTAATGGATATAAAGTAATAGTTATAAAGTCAACTGTACCTGTTGGTACAAGTAATTTAATAAAAGAACTAATAAGTGATGAATTAAAAAAGAGAGATTTTAATATTGACTTTGATATAGTTTCTAATCCAGAATTTTTAAGAGAAGGAAAAGCTTTGAAAGATTGTATGAATCCTGACAGGATAATTATAGGTAGCGAATCAGAAAAAGCTAAGACCATAATGAAAAATGTTTATGATGTTTTTAATATAAATCAAACACCGTTTGTGTTTACAAATTTAGAAACAGCAGAAATGATTAAATATGCTTCAAACTCTTTTTTAGCTGTAAAAATATCGTTTATTAATGAATTGGCTTTACTTTCAGAAAAGGTTGGAGCTGATATACAAGTGATAGCTAGGGCTATGGGGATGGATGGAAGAATTTCATCTAAATTTTTACATGCTGGACCTGGTTATGGAGGAAGTTGCTTTCCTAAGGATACTAAGGCGATTGTAGATGTGGGTAATAAAAATAAAGAAGAAATGTTTGTTATAAACGCTGCAATAAAAGCTAATGAAAAACAAAAACAAAAAATGGTGCAAAAAATTGCTTTGAATATAAATGAAAATGGAAACTTAAAAAATAAAATAATTGGAATTTTGGGTTTGTCATTTAAGCCTGAAACTGATGATATGAGAGATGCACCATCAATAGATATTATCGAAGGACTTGTAAGAGCAGGAGCTAAAATACAAGCATTCTGTCCTGAAGGTATGAAAGAAGCGAAGTGGAGACTTGAACATGTTAATAAATCTGTAAAGTATATGAATGATGAATATGAAGTAGCAAAAGATGCTGATGCTATTGTAATTATAACAGAATGGGCACAGTTTAGAGCAATGGATTTAAAAAAGATACGTGAAAATATGAAGGATAGTTATTTTTTTGACTTGCGAAATGTATATAGTAAAAAAAGAGAAATAATGATGACAGATTTTAAATATTTTGGAACAGGAATTTAG
- a CDS encoding XRE family transcriptional regulator, with product MSGITQSTLNDVVYGKSKNPTIKTIYYICFGLKIEMKTFLILIYLKI from the coding sequence ATGTCTGGTATCACACAATCAACTTTAAATGACGTCGTATATGGCAAAAGCAAAAATCCAACAATTAAAACCATATACTACATTTGTTTTGGTTTGAAAATAGAGATGAAGACTTTTTTGATTCTGATTTATTTAAAGATATAA
- a CDS encoding copper amine oxidase N-terminal domain-containing protein, translating into MKKHHIYLMIINAIILSLIYATPSDALENDIINKEIRISINGTLIDTAISKPYMNNETNELMIPIRKVLESLEFDVIWLDESREVYLELGNDKIKIKIDENTYQFQNDITAMNDNFEIIEGRSFATSNFFEKVLNVNIDYHKNNGFVIISEKEPYYLEKNEIDKVDRKLWDDTIKTYLSSELWTDRDAYDAGHYLMIPLHTAFKYNEEEWKNQFSEHFHKFVEEYKSDTNNIVKGRIDRLQYMYLASQFVVLCENTNNSYLIPDGLVDILNNEIYDIWINEPAWQWGRDPFEGGMKERLNWKLNNKYFDKSYYKAIIDEEFFTLAIAADLYTSENLVRGTDNSSKFKSEIMNYVQIIFEQEGIFREDGTWLFQPGVRSQHNDYIYAGNIKKSNNIKPSPIENIASDTSHSHRFPLWINSFINAYESNGDSEKVALFLKVRNGLEKQFYENVIVKPTEEFNGYRTNNFMDGNNGIYRWNYPTQGQGNGYGPYELSGTLTLGWWSLLKSERINQVYYEMASKFPLTENVINVYVGPNTTRDRHDLVTMPNSFYNGVTELICRLASKIY; encoded by the coding sequence ATGAAAAAACATCATATTTACTTAATGATAATTAATGCTATAATTTTGAGTCTAATTTATGCTACTCCTAGTGATGCATTGGAAAACGACATAATAAATAAAGAAATTAGAATAAGTATTAATGGAACTTTGATAGATACAGCTATAAGTAAACCATATATGAATAATGAAACTAATGAATTAATGATTCCTATCAGAAAAGTATTAGAGTCATTGGAATTTGATGTTATATGGTTAGATGAAAGCAGAGAAGTTTATCTTGAATTAGGAAATGATAAAATTAAGATAAAAATAGATGAAAACACATATCAATTTCAAAATGATATAACTGCCATGAATGATAATTTTGAAATTATTGAAGGCAGAAGTTTCGCAACTAGTAATTTTTTTGAAAAAGTATTGAATGTAAATATAGATTATCATAAAAACAATGGATTTGTAATTATAAGTGAAAAGGAGCCTTACTATCTTGAAAAAAATGAGATTGATAAAGTAGATAGAAAATTATGGGACGATACTATAAAAACTTACTTATCTAGTGAATTATGGACTGATAGAGATGCTTATGATGCAGGACATTATCTTATGATTCCTTTACACACAGCATTTAAATATAATGAGGAAGAGTGGAAAAATCAATTTTCCGAACATTTTCATAAATTTGTAGAAGAGTACAAAAGTGATACTAATAATATTGTAAAAGGCAGAATTGATAGATTACAGTATATGTATTTAGCTAGTCAATTTGTTGTGTTGTGTGAAAATACTAATAATTCATATTTAATACCAGATGGATTAGTAGATATATTGAATAATGAAATATATGATATATGGATAAATGAACCTGCATGGCAATGGGGAAGGGATCCTTTTGAAGGTGGAATGAAGGAAAGGTTAAATTGGAAGTTAAATAATAAGTACTTTGATAAAAGTTATTATAAGGCAATTATTGACGAAGAGTTTTTTACATTGGCAATAGCTGCAGATTTATATACTAGCGAAAATTTAGTAAGGGGTACTGACAATAGTAGCAAATTCAAAAGTGAAATAATGAATTATGTTCAAATAATATTTGAACAAGAAGGAATATTTAGGGAAGATGGTACATGGTTATTTCAACCTGGCGTTCGGTCACAACACAATGATTATATTTATGCTGGAAATATTAAAAAGTCGAATAATATTAAACCAAGTCCAATAGAAAATATAGCTTCTGATACATCTCATAGTCATAGGTTTCCATTGTGGATAAATAGTTTTATAAATGCATACGAATCTAATGGTGATAGTGAAAAAGTAGCTTTATTTTTGAAGGTTCGAAATGGGCTAGAAAAACAATTTTATGAAAATGTAATTGTAAAACCAACCGAAGAATTTAATGGTTATAGAACCAACAACTTTATGGATGGAAATAATGGTATATATAGATGGAATTATCCAACACAAGGTCAAGGAAATGGATATGGACCATATGAATTATCTGGTACATTAACTCTTGGATGGTGGAGTTTGTTAAAATCTGAAAGGATAAATCAAGTCTATTATGAGATGGCAAGTAAATTTCCCCTAACAGAAAATGTAATTAATGTTTATGTTGGTCCAAATACGACAAGAGATAGACACGATTTAGTAACAATGCCTAATAGTTTTTATAATGGTGTTACAGAGCTGATTTGCAGGCTAGCTAGTAAGATATATTAA
- a CDS encoding Gfo/Idh/MocA family protein, producing MKYAIIGCGRIATNHIKAVINNKLEFVAACDIKDMQIEKLLSKHDLDKDTSIKRYTDYKKMIEENEIDLVGIATESGIHAEIALYCIDHGINVIIEKPMAMGIKDADKIIKHSNEKGVKVSACHQNRFNLAIQELRKAVELGRFGKLSNGSIHVRWNRNKDYYTQAPWRGTWSQDGGALMNQCIHGIDLLRWMMGDDIDEVYGATRQQFHQYLEAEDVGMAIVKFKNGAIATIEGTTNVYPQNLEETLYLFGEKGTVKIGGKSANNIDVWDFVDETEEDNLKKGLEEETNNVYGNGHTNLYADMIDAINNDRTPYVDAYAGKKALEVVLAIYKSQKYGVPVKLPLDDFNSTDMIGEF from the coding sequence ATGAAATATGCAATAATAGGTTGTGGAAGAATAGCTACCAATCATATAAAAGCAGTAATAAATAATAAGTTAGAATTTGTTGCAGCTTGTGATATAAAAGATATGCAAATTGAAAAACTTTTATCTAAACATGATTTAGATAAGGATACTAGTATAAAAAGATATACAGATTATAAAAAAATGATAGAAGAAAATGAAATAGATTTGGTAGGCATTGCTACAGAAAGTGGAATACATGCAGAAATAGCATTATATTGTATAGATCATGGCATTAATGTTATTATAGAAAAACCAATGGCTATGGGTATCAAAGATGCAGATAAAATAATAAAACATTCGAATGAAAAAGGTGTTAAAGTTTCTGCCTGTCACCAAAATAGATTTAATTTAGCTATACAAGAATTAAGAAAAGCTGTCGAATTAGGTAGATTTGGAAAGCTATCTAATGGTTCTATTCATGTACGTTGGAATCGTAATAAAGATTATTATACTCAAGCTCCATGGCGTGGTACTTGGTCACAGGATGGTGGAGCATTAATGAATCAATGTATTCATGGAATTGATTTACTTAGGTGGATGATGGGTGATGACATTGACGAAGTATATGGTGCAACACGTCAGCAATTTCATCAATATTTAGAAGCAGAAGATGTTGGAATGGCAATAGTTAAATTTAAAAATGGAGCAATTGCTACGATTGAAGGAACTACTAATGTATATCCTCAGAATCTAGAAGAGACTTTATATTTGTTTGGGGAAAAAGGCACAGTAAAAATTGGCGGAAAATCTGCAAATAATATTGATGTATGGGATTTTGTAGATGAGACAGAGGAAGATAATTTAAAAAAAGGTTTGGAAGAAGAAACAAATAACGTATATGGAAATGGTCATACAAACTTATATGCTGATATGATAGATGCTATAAATAATGATAGAACACCTTATGTAGATGCATATGCTGGTAAAAAAGCATTGGAAGTTGTTTTGGCAATTTATAAAAGTCAAAAATATGGTGTACCTGTGAAATTGCCGTTAGATGATTTCAATTCTACTGATATGATTGGAGAATTTTAG